A window of the Alnus glutinosa chromosome 4, dhAlnGlut1.1, whole genome shotgun sequence genome harbors these coding sequences:
- the LOC133866210 gene encoding uncharacterized protein LOC133866210, whose translation MYYASDYAVGAVLGQCIDKLPHVIYYVSRTLNNAQLNYSTTGKELLAVLFALDKFRSYLLGSKVIVYSDHAALRYLFAKKDAKSRLIRWILLLHEFDIEIQDKKGSKNVVADHLSRLIVDFTEEATSIFETFPDEQLMHIAHTPSPWFADIKLGSISRKNMMPLNPILIVEIFDVRGIDFMGLFPNSFGYLYILVAVDYVYKWVEAVACKTNDHIVVVQFLKDNIFACFGTPRAIISDGGKHFCNRIFEQLMKKYFITHKVASPYHPQTSGQVEVSNKEIKRILEKTVNPSRKDWSLRLNDALWAYCTAFKTSITCPHIGLSMARLVIFWWS comes from the exons ATGTACTACGCTTCGGACTATgccgttggagctgttttggggcAGTGTATAGACAAactcccccatgtcatctattatGTGAGTCGAACTCTTAACAACGCTCAACTTAACTATTCTACCACTGGGAAGGAGTTGCTGGCAGTCTTgtttgctttggataagtttcgatcctacttgCTGGGTTCTAAAGTCATTGTTTACTCGGATCATGCAGCCTTGAGGTATCTTTTCGCCAAAAAAGATGCCAAATCTCGTCTCATCCGGTGGATACTACTACTGCATGAGTTTGACATCGAAATTCAGGATAAGAAGGGTTCTAAAAATGTGGTAGCTGATCATCTGTCTAGATTGATTGTGGATTTTACTGAAGAGGCCACCTCCATCTTTGAAACCTTCCctgatgagcaattgatgcacATTGCTCATACTccttcaccatggtttgctgataTA AAGTTAGGGAGTATTTCTAGAAagaatatgatgcccctcaaccccattctgattgttgagatttttgatgTGCGGGGCATCGATTTTATGGGACTGTTCCCAAACTCCTTTGGCTATCTTTATATCCTTGTTGCTGTGGATTATGTGTACAAATGGGTGGAAGCTGTTGCTTgtaagaccaatgaccacataGTAGTGGTTCAGTTTTTGAAGGATAATATCTTTGCTTGTTTTGGTACTCCCCGAGCAATCATAAGTGATGGTggtaagcatttctgcaacaGGATCTTTGAGCagttgatgaagaaatatttcatCACACACAAGGTTGCAAGCCCATATCATCCTCAAAccagtggacaagtggaggtatCTAATAAGGAGATCAAaagaattttggagaagacggtaaATCCTTCACGGAAAGATTGGTCTTTGCGCTTGAATGATGCACTGTGGGCGTACTGCACAGCCTTCAAGACCTCAATCACATGTCCCCATATCGGCTTATCTATGGCAAGGCTTGTCATCTTCTGGTGGAGCTGA